A single Nomascus leucogenys isolate Asia chromosome 14, Asia_NLE_v1, whole genome shotgun sequence DNA region contains:
- the LOC100606676 gene encoding putative N-acetyltransferase 8B, whose protein sequence is MQGGLALSPGLRDFRHGSLSMDPYHIHKYQESDRKGVVRLLSQGMAEHAPATFRRLLKLPRTLILLLGGPLALLLVSGSWLLALVFSLSLLPALWFLAKKPWTEYVDIALRTDMSDITKSYLSERGSCFWVAKSEEKVVGMVAALPVDDPTLREKRLQLFHLSVDSEHRRQGIAKALVRTVLQFARHQGYSEVVLDTSNIQLSAMALYQSMGFKKTGQSFFCVWARLVDLHTIHFICRLPSAQAGSL, encoded by the coding sequence ATGCAGGGAGGCCTAGCTCTGTCTCCTGGACTCAGAGATTTCAGACACGGAAGTCTGTCCATGGATCCTTATCACATCCACAAATACCAGGAGAGCGACCGCAAGGGGGTCGTGCGCTTGCTCTCCCAGGGGATGGCCGAGCACGCCCCAGCCACCTTCCGGCGATTACTGAAGCTGCCTCGAACCCTCATACTCTTACTTGGGGGGCCCCTCGCCCTACTCCTTGTCTCTGGCTCCTGGCTTCTGGCCCTCGtgttcagcctcagcctcctccctgccctgtGGTTCCTTGCCAAAAAACCCTGGACGGAGTATGTAGACATAGCATTGCGCACAGACATGTCTGACATCACCAAATCCTACCTGAGTGAGCGTGGGTCCTGCTTCTGGGTGGCCAAGTCTGAAGAGAAGGTGGTGGGCATGGTAGCAGCTCTGCCTGTTGATGATCCCACCTTGAGGGAGAAGCGGTTGCAGCTGTTTCATCTCTCTGTGGACAGTGAGCACCGTCGTCAGGGGATAGCAAAAGCCCTGGTCAGGACTGTCCTCCAGTTTGCCCGGCACCAGGGCTACAGTGAAGTTGTCCTGGACACCAGCAACATCCAGCTGTCTGCCATGGCCCTCTACCAGAGCATGGGCTTCAAGAAGACGGGCCAGTCCTTCTTCTGCGTGTGGGCCAGGCTAGTGGATCTTCATACAATTCATTTCATCTGTCGCCTCCCTTCTGCTCAGGCAGGGAGTCTatga